One part of the Nymphalis io chromosome 22, ilAglIoxx1.1, whole genome shotgun sequence genome encodes these proteins:
- the LOC126777026 gene encoding uncharacterized protein LOC126777026 isoform X1 has product MVMEVKVALLIFAFISLEMIVDAELFYNPMLMTNAQLEEHGLKCYPGHTVIKIEEKSLITNDENSEEETRRSHMNAEAKEESCKICVCSTDGKDEYCSRRPARNVNECLRMGTLKKNMERNLPFAHERSLAFRIRRVGDESGDAKCIPFVSQYSDCSEANSCSGCNRCSCSAEGEWQCESVFDCSVDDEDVLSDRQTFSTAVDVMFTELKKKAKKKTQSQLVPDPPKTGDELLVPDVNRYEEDFATYMSRQKRSVDERSGDKKNKNHTISFYHTGDDINEDTLRGTNHTGTISASKVDMKSMPKISRRTDIIDHFNKSDISPLQIEYNPQDYDHHITENKIESTPQAQDLNHLNNGKLRNIIGNYSQSMKNKDLSKLVVTELKHGTEVIGDKNVPPMSNITFTPENDTLTAMTYIAGNLLTKLWDMEKESTDASIEVESMKHKKINDLLELFKEPLSIRQETFLKNALKKLSDTLNRNKNTKNVSFCETIAEKDISSDENTNIKETHNITMTNCRKAKMDKKQEEKETTTDVISKLNNVLSLMKKFEQVQNSIKDLKHHTLNVQPDELDINSGGGTASAEMKNVENSSLNLFGHLLEKITKLLIPNNASKKYTSKIKNLNQFNGKDNVKGVIEDKFKIDLRNTNMTIKDKLIFDYLNHIRNNPNCLLSQIQENKDERNINIEGDILYNLSDFFRIKSLFDLIKLTKPETERTQAISTAETYKEESAAKVVLRDTTSNVTNNVSQKINITKEKLKGHLKAIIDDLLELQNENDPKSKSKINILDALPCIYNILNADKLNNDKNTKKKVDSDPLSKIKKLIDSLKIELTSNTLTRRNNVVSTERPHSAKVLERILRNVNKDLIPTRRNFNYKRPKTLEELKNIMEKIELSSNSYKNFALLAVIPPQKRLMLLKTLEADTKQSILALKNIKDSLDTISKLPVYKQNDFEEFIDNAENNINLSVKVLNNLGKSMQKNNAKDMVEVFAPDKYEAINRQTVQMADTNPELDTNYKNNDIKLTRDQILSILIENRIKLYLATKEATNADLTDDINYNIGKRIISLLRQGNVIVAKELFKVFIANKREGLKGDPAASITANNVKVKSPLLMALKEPLIRFDNNAKKMQLKTPELLFTQLLNLKKIT; this is encoded by the exons ATGGTCATGGAGGTGAAAGTTGCGTTGCTGATCTTTGCCTTCATATCCCTTGAGATGATCGTGGATGCGG aattattttacaatCCAATGCTAATGACGAACGCACAGCTTGAAGAGCACGGCTTAAAATGCTATCCTGGTCATactgttataaaaatagaagagaAATCATTAATAACCAATGATGAGAACTCTGAAGAAGAAACTAGAAGATCGCATATGAATGCCGAAGCTAAAGAAGAAAGCTGCAAGATTTGTGTGTGTTCTACAGATGGGAAGGACGAATATTGTAGTCGGAGACCTGCTAGGAATGTTAATGAATGCCTTCGGATGGGAACTTTGAAGAAAAACATGGAAAGGAATTTGCCTTTTGCGCACGAAAGATCATTGGCGTTTAGGATTAGGCGAG TTGGTGATGAGAGCGGTGATGCAAAATGCATACCATTTGTGTCCCAATATTCTGATTGTTCAGAAG CTAATTCATGTTCTGGCTGCAACCGATGTTCTTGCTCAGCGGAGGGCGAGTGGCAGTGCGAATCTGTATTTGACTGTTCGGTTGATGATGAAGACGTTTTATCAGACAGACAAACATTCAGTACTGCCGTTGATGTTATGTTCAcag AATTAAAAAAGAAGGCTAAGAAAAAAACTCAAAGCCAACTTGTACCCGATCCTCCGAAAACTGGAGATGAATTATTag tTCCAGACGTTAATCGTTATGAAGAAGATTTTGCAACATACATGTCTCGCCAAAAACGCTCTGTTGATGAGCGATCAGGTGATAAGAAGAACAAAAATCATACTATAAGCTTTTATCATACAGGAGACGACATAAATGAAG ATACATTAAGAGGTACAAATCATACAGGAACAATTTCAGCCAGTAAAGTGGATATGAAAAGTATGCCTAAAATATCACGACGGACGGATATTATCGATCACTTCAATAAATCTGATATAAGTCCTCTGCAAATTGAATATAATCCTCAGGACTATGATCACCACATTACTGAAAACAAGATTGAATCGACACCCCAAGCTCAAGAtttgaatcatttaaataatggcAAGCTTCGTAATATCATTGGTAATTATTCACAAAGTATGAAGAACAAAGATTTATCGAAGCTCGTTGTGACTGAGCTAAAACATGGTACGGAAGTGATAGGTGATAAGAATGTCCCGCCAATGTCTAACATTACTTTTACACCTGAAAATGACACTTTAACTGCAATGACATACATAGCGGGCAATCTCCTCACTAAACTATGGGACATGGAAAAAGAGTCTACTGACGCGTCAATCGAAGTCGAATCAAtgaaacacaaaaaaattaacgatttaCTTGAACTTTTTAAAGAACCACTTAGTATACGACAAGAAACTTTTCTTAAGAATGCTCTTAAAAAATTATCAGATActctaaatagaaataaaaacaccAAAAACGTTTCGTTTTGTGAAACAATAGCAGAAAAAGATATTTCCAGCgatgaaaatacaaatataaaagagaCCCACAACATTACAATGACAAATTGCAGAAAAGCAAAAATGGATAAAAAGCAAGAAGAAAAAGAAACCACTACTGACGTTATATCAAAGTTGAATAACGTTTTAAGTTTAATGAAAAAGTTTGAACAAGTTCAAAATAGTATAAAAGACTTAAAGCATCATACGCTCAATGTTCAACCTGATGAATTAGACATAAATAGTGGTGGTGGCACCGCGAGTGCTGAGATGAAGAATGTTGAAAATTCTTCTCTTAATTTGTTTGGCCATCTAttagaaaaaattacaaaacttcTTATTCCCAACAATGCGAGTAAAAAATACACGAGTAAAATCAAAAATCTAAACCAGTTTAACGGAAAGGACAATGTGAAAGGTGTTAtcgaagataaatttaaaattgatttgagaaatacaaatatgacaattaaagataaattaatttttgactATTTAAATCATATAAGAAATAATCCTAACTGCTTACTCAGCCAAATACAGGAAAATAAAGATGAACGAAATATCAATATCGAAGGAGACATTCTGTATAACTTATcagatttttttagaataaaatctctttttgatttaattaaattaacgaaACCTGAGACAGAAAGAACTCAGGCTATATCAACTGCTGAAACATATAAAGAAGAGTCCGCAGCGAAAGTTGTTTTACGAGATACTACAAGTAATGTAACAAACAATGTttctcaaaaaataaacataactaaagAAAAACTCAAAGGTCATTTAAAAGCGATTATTGATGACCTCCTTGAGTTGCAAAACGAAAACGATCCAAAatcaaaaagtaaaataaacatactcGATGCTCTCCCttgtatctataatatattaaatgcagACAaacttaataatgataaaaatacaaagaaaaaagttGATTCTGAtcctttaagtaaaataaagaaattaatagattcattaaaaattgaattaacatCAAACACTCTAACGCGTAGAAATAACGTAGTATCCACTGAAAGACCTCATTCCGCAAAAGTTTTAGAGAGGATATTAAGAAACGTAAATAAAGACCTCATACCAACAcgtagaaattttaattacaaaagacCAAAAACGCTTGaagagttaaaaaatattatggaaaAAATAGAGTTATCCAGCAACAGTTATAAAAATTTTGCTTTGCTTGCAGTCATACCTCCGCAAAAACGCCTTATGTTATTGAAAACTCTAGAAGCAGATACGAAACAAAGTATACTTgcgttaaaaaatatcaaagattCTCTAGATACTATATCTAAACTGCCTGTGTATAAACAAAACGATTTCGAAGAATTTATTGACAACGCTGAGAATAACATCAATCTGAgtgtaaaagtattaaataatttaggaAAATCAATGCAAAAAAATAACGCAAAAGATATGGTCGAGGTTTTCGCGCCAGATAAATATGAAGCTATTAACAGACAAACAGTGCAAATGGCTGATACAAACCCAGAACTAGatacgaattataaaaataatgatattaaactGACCCGAGATCAAATCTTAagtatattaatagaaaatcgCATTAAGCTTTATTTAGCAACAAAGGAAGCAACAAACGCAGATCTTACTGatgatattaattacaatattggtaaaagaattatATCCTTATTACGACAGGGTAACGTGATTGTCGCCAAAGAGctctttaaagtttttatagctAACAAACGCGAAGGATTGAAGGGTGATCCag CAGCGTCAATTACAGCAAATAATGTCAAAGTGAAGAGTCCCCTTTTAATGGCGCTTAAGGAACCACTTATAAGATTTGATAATAATGCCAAGAAAATGCAATTGAAAACGCCCGAGTTGCTATTTACACAACTACTAAATCTAAAaaagataacataa
- the LOC126777311 gene encoding beta-1,3-galactosyltransferase 5-like, with product MRKYICIFPRKRGITVRLAFITMTLTSLLCAWWLAGPTGRALLPPLPVQQLDHLRMNRNLKSYLDNIDVLIQPSSTVCSQKKDIPILVLVTSSPSRFEQREAIRSTWARHLPTYFIMGLNGPSVEDLMVDNYVEAKKYSDVIIYNFQDHYQNLTLKTALMLKWTLEHCPTELMLFKTDDDVLVNPWTMKLVLDETSGKDLVGYRKMNNYLHRDEYSKWYSPRWLYRQDFISEYLSGTGYLINGKHIKKILETAFEVPMINLEDVYFTYLVAKLKLGLNLTHERRLSPYKPLGGGCCLYRGLASAHSLAAGEMRDVWPSIESSGAESYLQLKRDQQFIVLLSSN from the exons atgcgaaagtatatatgcatat TTCCACGTAAGAGAGGTATAACGGTTCGATTGGCGTTTATAACGATGACCTTAACGTCTCTGTTGTGCGCGTGGTGGCTGGCCGGTCCCACTGGCAGGGCGCTTCTACCACCACTACCGGTGCAGCAGCTGGACCATTTGAGAATGAACAGGAATTTGAAGAGCTACCTCGATAATAT TGACGTTCTCATCCAACCGTCGTCCACTGTGTGCTCACAGAAAAAGGACATACCGATTTTAGTGTTAGTGACGTCATCGCCGTCTCGCTTCGAGCAACGAGAGGCGATCAGAAGCACGTGGGCGAGGCATCTGCCGACGTACTTCATAATGGGTTTGAATGGACCCTCTGTGGAAGATTTAATG GTAGATAATTACGTAGAAGCAAAGAAGTATAGTGatgttataatatacaattttcaaGATCACTACCAGAACTTGACTCTGAAGACAGCGCTCATGCTGAAGTGGACCCTGGAGCACTGCCCCACGGAGCTCATGCTCTTCAAGACTGATGACGATGTGCTGGTGAACCCTTGGACGATGAAACTGGTTTTGGATGAGACTTCGGGGAAAGATCTTGTAG gaTATAGGAAAATGAACAACTACCTTCATCGCGACGAGTACAGCAAGTGGTACTCGCCCCGGTGGCTGTACCGACAAGATTTCATCTCCGAGTATCTCTCCGGGACAGGATATCTCATAAATG GTAAACATATAAAGAAGATACTGGAGACGGCATTCGAGGTGCCGATGATTAACTTAGAGGACGTCTACTTCACGTATCTCGTGGCGAAGCTAAAACTGGGGCTCAACCTGACCCACGAGCGCAGGCTGAGCCCTTACAAGCCGCTGGGGGGAGGGTGCTGCCTGTACCGGGGGCTGGCGTCCGCGCACAGCCTGGCGGCGGGGGAGATGCGCGATGTATGGCCGAGTATCGAGAGCTCGGGGGCGGAGAGctatt tgcaaCTCAAGAGGGATCAGCAATTTATTGTCTTGCTCAGCTCAAATTGA
- the LOC126777026 gene encoding uncharacterized protein LOC126777026 isoform X2 has protein sequence MVMEVKVALLIFAFISLEMIVDAELFYNPMLMTNAQLEEHGLKCYPGHTVIKIEEKSLITNDENSEEETRRSHMNAEAKEESCKICVCSTDGKDEYCSRRPARNVNECLRMGTLKKNMERNLPFAHERSLAFRIRRVGDESGDAKCIPFVSQYSDCSEANSCSGCNRCSCSAEGEWQCESVFDCSVDDEDVLSDRQTFSTAVDVMFTELKKKAKKKTQSQLVPDPPKTGDELLVPDVNRYEEDFATYMSRQKRSVDERSGDKKNKNHTISFYHTGDDINEDTLRGTNHTGTISASKVDMKSMPKISRRTDIIDHFNKSDISPLQIEYNPQDYDHHITENKIESTPQAQDLNHLNNGKLRNIIGNYSQSMKNKDLSKLVVTELKHGTEVIGDKNVPPMSNITFTPENDTLTAMTYIAGNLLTKLWDMEKESTDASIEVESMKHKKINDLLELFKEPLSIRQETFLKNALKKLSDTLNRNKNTKNVSFCETIAEKDISSDENTNIKETHNITMTNCRKAKMDKKQEEKETTTDVISKLNNVLSLMKKFEQVQNSIKDLKHHTLNVQPDELDINSGGGTASAEMKNVENSSLNLFGHLLEKITKLLIPNNASKKYTSKIKNLNQFNGKDNVKGVIEDKFKIDLRNTNMTIKDKLIFDYLNHIRNNPNCLLSQIQENKDERNINIEGDILYNLSDFFRIKSLFDLIKLTKPETERTQAISTAETYKEESAAKVVLRDTTSNVTNNVSQKINITKEKLKGHLKAIIDDLLELQNENDPKSKSKINILDALPCIYNILNADKLNNDKNTKKKVDSDPLSKIKKLIDSLKIELTSNTLTRRNNVVSTERPHSAKVLERILRNVNKDLIPTRRNFNYKRPKTLEELKNIMEKIELSSNSYKNFALLAVIPPQKRLMLLKTLEADTKQSILALKNIKDSLDTISKLPVYKQNDFEEFIDNAENNINLSVKVLNNLGKSMQKNNAKDMVEVFAPDKYEAINRQTVQMADTNPELDTNYKNNDIKLTRDQILSILIENRIKLYLATKEATNADLTDDINYNIGKRIISLLRQGNVIVAKELFKVFIANKREGLKGDPASITANNVKVKSPLLMALKEPLIRFDNNAKKMQLKTPELLFTQLLNLKKIT, from the exons ATGGTCATGGAGGTGAAAGTTGCGTTGCTGATCTTTGCCTTCATATCCCTTGAGATGATCGTGGATGCGG aattattttacaatCCAATGCTAATGACGAACGCACAGCTTGAAGAGCACGGCTTAAAATGCTATCCTGGTCATactgttataaaaatagaagagaAATCATTAATAACCAATGATGAGAACTCTGAAGAAGAAACTAGAAGATCGCATATGAATGCCGAAGCTAAAGAAGAAAGCTGCAAGATTTGTGTGTGTTCTACAGATGGGAAGGACGAATATTGTAGTCGGAGACCTGCTAGGAATGTTAATGAATGCCTTCGGATGGGAACTTTGAAGAAAAACATGGAAAGGAATTTGCCTTTTGCGCACGAAAGATCATTGGCGTTTAGGATTAGGCGAG TTGGTGATGAGAGCGGTGATGCAAAATGCATACCATTTGTGTCCCAATATTCTGATTGTTCAGAAG CTAATTCATGTTCTGGCTGCAACCGATGTTCTTGCTCAGCGGAGGGCGAGTGGCAGTGCGAATCTGTATTTGACTGTTCGGTTGATGATGAAGACGTTTTATCAGACAGACAAACATTCAGTACTGCCGTTGATGTTATGTTCAcag AATTAAAAAAGAAGGCTAAGAAAAAAACTCAAAGCCAACTTGTACCCGATCCTCCGAAAACTGGAGATGAATTATTag tTCCAGACGTTAATCGTTATGAAGAAGATTTTGCAACATACATGTCTCGCCAAAAACGCTCTGTTGATGAGCGATCAGGTGATAAGAAGAACAAAAATCATACTATAAGCTTTTATCATACAGGAGACGACATAAATGAAG ATACATTAAGAGGTACAAATCATACAGGAACAATTTCAGCCAGTAAAGTGGATATGAAAAGTATGCCTAAAATATCACGACGGACGGATATTATCGATCACTTCAATAAATCTGATATAAGTCCTCTGCAAATTGAATATAATCCTCAGGACTATGATCACCACATTACTGAAAACAAGATTGAATCGACACCCCAAGCTCAAGAtttgaatcatttaaataatggcAAGCTTCGTAATATCATTGGTAATTATTCACAAAGTATGAAGAACAAAGATTTATCGAAGCTCGTTGTGACTGAGCTAAAACATGGTACGGAAGTGATAGGTGATAAGAATGTCCCGCCAATGTCTAACATTACTTTTACACCTGAAAATGACACTTTAACTGCAATGACATACATAGCGGGCAATCTCCTCACTAAACTATGGGACATGGAAAAAGAGTCTACTGACGCGTCAATCGAAGTCGAATCAAtgaaacacaaaaaaattaacgatttaCTTGAACTTTTTAAAGAACCACTTAGTATACGACAAGAAACTTTTCTTAAGAATGCTCTTAAAAAATTATCAGATActctaaatagaaataaaaacaccAAAAACGTTTCGTTTTGTGAAACAATAGCAGAAAAAGATATTTCCAGCgatgaaaatacaaatataaaagagaCCCACAACATTACAATGACAAATTGCAGAAAAGCAAAAATGGATAAAAAGCAAGAAGAAAAAGAAACCACTACTGACGTTATATCAAAGTTGAATAACGTTTTAAGTTTAATGAAAAAGTTTGAACAAGTTCAAAATAGTATAAAAGACTTAAAGCATCATACGCTCAATGTTCAACCTGATGAATTAGACATAAATAGTGGTGGTGGCACCGCGAGTGCTGAGATGAAGAATGTTGAAAATTCTTCTCTTAATTTGTTTGGCCATCTAttagaaaaaattacaaaacttcTTATTCCCAACAATGCGAGTAAAAAATACACGAGTAAAATCAAAAATCTAAACCAGTTTAACGGAAAGGACAATGTGAAAGGTGTTAtcgaagataaatttaaaattgatttgagaaatacaaatatgacaattaaagataaattaatttttgactATTTAAATCATATAAGAAATAATCCTAACTGCTTACTCAGCCAAATACAGGAAAATAAAGATGAACGAAATATCAATATCGAAGGAGACATTCTGTATAACTTATcagatttttttagaataaaatctctttttgatttaattaaattaacgaaACCTGAGACAGAAAGAACTCAGGCTATATCAACTGCTGAAACATATAAAGAAGAGTCCGCAGCGAAAGTTGTTTTACGAGATACTACAAGTAATGTAACAAACAATGTttctcaaaaaataaacataactaaagAAAAACTCAAAGGTCATTTAAAAGCGATTATTGATGACCTCCTTGAGTTGCAAAACGAAAACGATCCAAAatcaaaaagtaaaataaacatactcGATGCTCTCCCttgtatctataatatattaaatgcagACAaacttaataatgataaaaatacaaagaaaaaagttGATTCTGAtcctttaagtaaaataaagaaattaatagattcattaaaaattgaattaacatCAAACACTCTAACGCGTAGAAATAACGTAGTATCCACTGAAAGACCTCATTCCGCAAAAGTTTTAGAGAGGATATTAAGAAACGTAAATAAAGACCTCATACCAACAcgtagaaattttaattacaaaagacCAAAAACGCTTGaagagttaaaaaatattatggaaaAAATAGAGTTATCCAGCAACAGTTATAAAAATTTTGCTTTGCTTGCAGTCATACCTCCGCAAAAACGCCTTATGTTATTGAAAACTCTAGAAGCAGATACGAAACAAAGTATACTTgcgttaaaaaatatcaaagattCTCTAGATACTATATCTAAACTGCCTGTGTATAAACAAAACGATTTCGAAGAATTTATTGACAACGCTGAGAATAACATCAATCTGAgtgtaaaagtattaaataatttaggaAAATCAATGCAAAAAAATAACGCAAAAGATATGGTCGAGGTTTTCGCGCCAGATAAATATGAAGCTATTAACAGACAAACAGTGCAAATGGCTGATACAAACCCAGAACTAGatacgaattataaaaataatgatattaaactGACCCGAGATCAAATCTTAagtatattaatagaaaatcgCATTAAGCTTTATTTAGCAACAAAGGAAGCAACAAACGCAGATCTTACTGatgatattaattacaatattggtaaaagaattatATCCTTATTACGACAGGGTAACGTGATTGTCGCCAAAGAGctctttaaagtttttatagctAACAAACGCGAAGGATTGAAGGGTGATCCag CGTCAATTACAGCAAATAATGTCAAAGTGAAGAGTCCCCTTTTAATGGCGCTTAAGGAACCACTTATAAGATTTGATAATAATGCCAAGAAAATGCAATTGAAAACGCCCGAGTTGCTATTTACACAACTACTAAATCTAAAaaagataacataa
- the LOC126777026 gene encoding uncharacterized protein LOC126777026 isoform X3: protein MVMEVKVALLIFAFISLEMIVDAVGDESGDAKCIPFVSQYSDCSEANSCSGCNRCSCSAEGEWQCESVFDCSVDDEDVLSDRQTFSTAVDVMFTELKKKAKKKTQSQLVPDPPKTGDELLVPDVNRYEEDFATYMSRQKRSVDERSGDKKNKNHTISFYHTGDDINEDTLRGTNHTGTISASKVDMKSMPKISRRTDIIDHFNKSDISPLQIEYNPQDYDHHITENKIESTPQAQDLNHLNNGKLRNIIGNYSQSMKNKDLSKLVVTELKHGTEVIGDKNVPPMSNITFTPENDTLTAMTYIAGNLLTKLWDMEKESTDASIEVESMKHKKINDLLELFKEPLSIRQETFLKNALKKLSDTLNRNKNTKNVSFCETIAEKDISSDENTNIKETHNITMTNCRKAKMDKKQEEKETTTDVISKLNNVLSLMKKFEQVQNSIKDLKHHTLNVQPDELDINSGGGTASAEMKNVENSSLNLFGHLLEKITKLLIPNNASKKYTSKIKNLNQFNGKDNVKGVIEDKFKIDLRNTNMTIKDKLIFDYLNHIRNNPNCLLSQIQENKDERNINIEGDILYNLSDFFRIKSLFDLIKLTKPETERTQAISTAETYKEESAAKVVLRDTTSNVTNNVSQKINITKEKLKGHLKAIIDDLLELQNENDPKSKSKINILDALPCIYNILNADKLNNDKNTKKKVDSDPLSKIKKLIDSLKIELTSNTLTRRNNVVSTERPHSAKVLERILRNVNKDLIPTRRNFNYKRPKTLEELKNIMEKIELSSNSYKNFALLAVIPPQKRLMLLKTLEADTKQSILALKNIKDSLDTISKLPVYKQNDFEEFIDNAENNINLSVKVLNNLGKSMQKNNAKDMVEVFAPDKYEAINRQTVQMADTNPELDTNYKNNDIKLTRDQILSILIENRIKLYLATKEATNADLTDDINYNIGKRIISLLRQGNVIVAKELFKVFIANKREGLKGDPAASITANNVKVKSPLLMALKEPLIRFDNNAKKMQLKTPELLFTQLLNLKKIT from the exons ATGGTCATGGAGGTGAAAGTTGCGTTGCTGATCTTTGCCTTCATATCCCTTGAGATGATCGTGGATGCGG TTGGTGATGAGAGCGGTGATGCAAAATGCATACCATTTGTGTCCCAATATTCTGATTGTTCAGAAG CTAATTCATGTTCTGGCTGCAACCGATGTTCTTGCTCAGCGGAGGGCGAGTGGCAGTGCGAATCTGTATTTGACTGTTCGGTTGATGATGAAGACGTTTTATCAGACAGACAAACATTCAGTACTGCCGTTGATGTTATGTTCAcag AATTAAAAAAGAAGGCTAAGAAAAAAACTCAAAGCCAACTTGTACCCGATCCTCCGAAAACTGGAGATGAATTATTag tTCCAGACGTTAATCGTTATGAAGAAGATTTTGCAACATACATGTCTCGCCAAAAACGCTCTGTTGATGAGCGATCAGGTGATAAGAAGAACAAAAATCATACTATAAGCTTTTATCATACAGGAGACGACATAAATGAAG ATACATTAAGAGGTACAAATCATACAGGAACAATTTCAGCCAGTAAAGTGGATATGAAAAGTATGCCTAAAATATCACGACGGACGGATATTATCGATCACTTCAATAAATCTGATATAAGTCCTCTGCAAATTGAATATAATCCTCAGGACTATGATCACCACATTACTGAAAACAAGATTGAATCGACACCCCAAGCTCAAGAtttgaatcatttaaataatggcAAGCTTCGTAATATCATTGGTAATTATTCACAAAGTATGAAGAACAAAGATTTATCGAAGCTCGTTGTGACTGAGCTAAAACATGGTACGGAAGTGATAGGTGATAAGAATGTCCCGCCAATGTCTAACATTACTTTTACACCTGAAAATGACACTTTAACTGCAATGACATACATAGCGGGCAATCTCCTCACTAAACTATGGGACATGGAAAAAGAGTCTACTGACGCGTCAATCGAAGTCGAATCAAtgaaacacaaaaaaattaacgatttaCTTGAACTTTTTAAAGAACCACTTAGTATACGACAAGAAACTTTTCTTAAGAATGCTCTTAAAAAATTATCAGATActctaaatagaaataaaaacaccAAAAACGTTTCGTTTTGTGAAACAATAGCAGAAAAAGATATTTCCAGCgatgaaaatacaaatataaaagagaCCCACAACATTACAATGACAAATTGCAGAAAAGCAAAAATGGATAAAAAGCAAGAAGAAAAAGAAACCACTACTGACGTTATATCAAAGTTGAATAACGTTTTAAGTTTAATGAAAAAGTTTGAACAAGTTCAAAATAGTATAAAAGACTTAAAGCATCATACGCTCAATGTTCAACCTGATGAATTAGACATAAATAGTGGTGGTGGCACCGCGAGTGCTGAGATGAAGAATGTTGAAAATTCTTCTCTTAATTTGTTTGGCCATCTAttagaaaaaattacaaaacttcTTATTCCCAACAATGCGAGTAAAAAATACACGAGTAAAATCAAAAATCTAAACCAGTTTAACGGAAAGGACAATGTGAAAGGTGTTAtcgaagataaatttaaaattgatttgagaaatacaaatatgacaattaaagataaattaatttttgactATTTAAATCATATAAGAAATAATCCTAACTGCTTACTCAGCCAAATACAGGAAAATAAAGATGAACGAAATATCAATATCGAAGGAGACATTCTGTATAACTTATcagatttttttagaataaaatctctttttgatttaattaaattaacgaaACCTGAGACAGAAAGAACTCAGGCTATATCAACTGCTGAAACATATAAAGAAGAGTCCGCAGCGAAAGTTGTTTTACGAGATACTACAAGTAATGTAACAAACAATGTttctcaaaaaataaacataactaaagAAAAACTCAAAGGTCATTTAAAAGCGATTATTGATGACCTCCTTGAGTTGCAAAACGAAAACGATCCAAAatcaaaaagtaaaataaacatactcGATGCTCTCCCttgtatctataatatattaaatgcagACAaacttaataatgataaaaatacaaagaaaaaagttGATTCTGAtcctttaagtaaaataaagaaattaatagattcattaaaaattgaattaacatCAAACACTCTAACGCGTAGAAATAACGTAGTATCCACTGAAAGACCTCATTCCGCAAAAGTTTTAGAGAGGATATTAAGAAACGTAAATAAAGACCTCATACCAACAcgtagaaattttaattacaaaagacCAAAAACGCTTGaagagttaaaaaatattatggaaaAAATAGAGTTATCCAGCAACAGTTATAAAAATTTTGCTTTGCTTGCAGTCATACCTCCGCAAAAACGCCTTATGTTATTGAAAACTCTAGAAGCAGATACGAAACAAAGTATACTTgcgttaaaaaatatcaaagattCTCTAGATACTATATCTAAACTGCCTGTGTATAAACAAAACGATTTCGAAGAATTTATTGACAACGCTGAGAATAACATCAATCTGAgtgtaaaagtattaaataatttaggaAAATCAATGCAAAAAAATAACGCAAAAGATATGGTCGAGGTTTTCGCGCCAGATAAATATGAAGCTATTAACAGACAAACAGTGCAAATGGCTGATACAAACCCAGAACTAGatacgaattataaaaataatgatattaaactGACCCGAGATCAAATCTTAagtatattaatagaaaatcgCATTAAGCTTTATTTAGCAACAAAGGAAGCAACAAACGCAGATCTTACTGatgatattaattacaatattggtaaaagaattatATCCTTATTACGACAGGGTAACGTGATTGTCGCCAAAGAGctctttaaagtttttatagctAACAAACGCGAAGGATTGAAGGGTGATCCag CAGCGTCAATTACAGCAAATAATGTCAAAGTGAAGAGTCCCCTTTTAATGGCGCTTAAGGAACCACTTATAAGATTTGATAATAATGCCAAGAAAATGCAATTGAAAACGCCCGAGTTGCTATTTACACAACTACTAAATCTAAAaaagataacataa